A section of the Jaculus jaculus isolate mJacJac1 chromosome 6, mJacJac1.mat.Y.cur, whole genome shotgun sequence genome encodes:
- the Il22 gene encoding interleukin-22 — MASLQKSVSSSLKGTLATSCLLLIALWAHNGAALPITSHCKLDESNFQTPYITNRTFMLANEASLADNNTDVRLIGGSLFQGVNVREQCYLMKQVLNFTLEEVLLPELGRFQPYMQQVVPFLVSLSHKLSSCHVMGDDQHIQRNVQTLKDTVKMLGENGKIKAIGEVYLLFRALRDSCV; from the exons ATGGCCTCCCTGCAGAAGTCTGTGAGCTCTTCCCTTAAGGGGACTCTGGCCACCAGCTGCCTGCTTCTTATTGCCCTGTGGGCACACAATGGAGCTGCACTGCCCATCACTTCCCACTGCAAGCTGGACGAGTCCAACTTCCAGACACCCTACATCACCAACCGCACCTTCATGCTGGCCAACGAA gCTAGTCTTGCGGATAACAACACAGACGTCCGTCTCATTGGTGGTAGCCTGTTCCAAGGAGTCAAT GTGCGAGAGCAATGCTATCTGATGAAACAGGTGCTCAACTTCACCCTGGAAGAAGTGCTGCTCCCAGAGCTGGGCAGATTCCAGCCCTACATGCAGCAAGTGGTGCCCTTCCTAGTCTCGCTCAGCCACAAGCTCAGCTCATGT CATGTCATGGGCGATGACCAGCATATCCAGAGGAATGTACAAACgctaaaggacactgtgaaaatg cttggagaaaatggaaagatcaaaGCCATTGGGGAAGTGTACTTGCTGTTTAGGGCTCTGAGAGACAGCTGCGTTTGA